The genomic segment TCTTATTATTTAACTGATGATAATGAACCTTGATGTATGGCGGGGATAACATAGGTATCAATATCTGAAATATATCTTTCGATATTTTCTAAATCTTGGTGTCCTCTTTCGCATAATGAACTTATTATCTTATGGTTTTCATTTGTGCTATCAAATTTAGGTAAGTTTAGATTAGTGATTGTACTTGGTGCTATTTGGGTGCTTACCTTAAAACTGTTTATTAGCTCTCTGAAATATGTTGAGCTTAGAAGTCCGCATAGGAAGAAGGCTTCTTCTTTATCATCCAATCCAATGTATATTATTTTTTCATTGGGAATGATATTTTTTCTTCCTAAGAACTCGTCTTCGGCATCTTGTATTACAGCACAGGTAAATTCTGAGGATATATATTTCCAAGCGACTTTATACTTTGAAAAAGTATAATCACCAATTCTTTGTAGAGTATAGTAATGTTCTTCGTGGATTTTTTTATCAAAGCTAGTGAATCCTTTTCTTGCCTTTAGCTCTTCTTTAAACTTACTAAAGTAAGTGGCAGTTAGAGGAAGGTTTTCCTTCAGATACTGTATAGGAAGTGGCTGCATTTTCGTTGTTACTGTATGAGGACATACAATATATTTTTTGTATGTGTGCGACCACATCTTAATGTCACTACCTGAAGCATATGGATATAGTGAGTCATCCTCAATTTCTGATTTTAATTTTTTAAATTTGATTCTTGCTTTTTCAGTTATATTTTCAACTGTTGATGATTTAGGTGATGGTTTTTCTAGTATGTTAAGCCAATAAATACCATTTGCACCACCAGTAAAAACACCCGTTCTAGCCTTATATGCTGATGTTCCTGTCAGCTTATCCATGTTTAAATATATGCTTTCATCAACAGATGCCCATCCAGAAGTGTTATCCTCTGGGTTGGATGGGATTGCAAATTTTATTGTTAGTTTAACCTTTTCTAAGGTTCTTTTTAAATCATCAGTATCTTGTATTTTCGACTTAGGTTGCAATTTCCATATCTTATAATCGATAGGGTATTCTGTTTTCATTCCTTTGATAGCATGAAATATAACAGTGTTATTTGATACTCCATTGAATGGATTGAATGAAGTCAAATCTTCTAATTCTTCTATTCTGAAACTCTCATTGGATTTTCTTATGTGAAACTTTCTAAATCCAGCAGCTTGTTTTATTGATTTAAATAAAGATTCCTTAACAACAAATGATATTTTACCTCCTTTTGCTAAGTAGTGGTCTATTGTAGCATATGTGATTAAGCTGGATATGTCTTCCTTGATGAAGATGGAGTTTAGACCTTTATAGTCGAAAAGGCCATATTCCTGCCATGTTGACTTGTATTTTTCTTTATACTCCGACGGAAGGTATTCCCAATTTACCCATGGTGGATTCCCAATAGCAACTTGAGCTCTTTCTTTAGAAAGACTTGGCATTATTGATGATATGTATTCCAATTCAGTAATATCTTCTGTGGAATATGCACTGTTTTTATTATTGCATATTTCAGTTATTCTATTTAATGCATCTTCATACGTTAAGAATGTAGAGTTTTCAATATCTAAGTCAAGTATGTTTGCACTAAATATTGGAAGTGCTTCATCTAGTATTTGAACTGTCTTACTGTTTAGTATTAAGTTGGTTTTTGCAGCAAAAGCTGAAGTCGGGTTTAAGTCAAACCCAAGAATCTTTCTTATATTTTTTTTTGTTGCATCTTCACAGTTCAGCTTTCTTAAAGCAGTAATAAGAAATGTTCCACTTCCACACGTAGGGTCTAATATCAACCCTGATTGGTGTGAAATCGAATTTGAGTTTGTTATGTGTTGAGCCATCCAATCTGGAGTGTAAAATTCTCCTAAGCTATGCCTTACCTCTCTAGGGTAGATCTCATGAAAAACCTCACGAATTAAATCTATATTATTGCAATCTAAATTGACACATTTTATTTGTTCAGCTAGTGAAATTATATTGTCACATAAATATAGATCATCAATTCCCAAGAATGTATTTGATGGGATGTAATAATTACAGATATTTTTTTCTTTAAAAAATGCAGTTGATAGGTATTCTTTATATCTATTTTCAGTGTATTTTATATCTATTTTTTTTGCAGCGCAAAGAGTCAATAAGCATAAATAGAAGCAATCTATAGCATAGATGAATTTAAAAATATCATCGTGTGCATTGATATTAACATTGAAAATGTAATTTATTTTGTCAATGTTTAACTTTCTCTGGGTGTCTAATTCACCATGACTATAGTTAAAGTGGATTTTCCAGCGTTCAAATTTGGATAGGTATTTTAAATGGAGCTCATGATTAGAATTTTGACCAATTTTTAGATGATTTTGTATATATAAATGGAAATGAGAGTTTTTCTCTTTAAGTTTTAGTTCTTCGAGCATTAGCAACCTATGATGACTATAGTATTCACTTATAAAGTTGAACATATTAATTTTGTGGCTTGGGAAAAACAAGGAGGCTATTCAAATATTTATAATATTTTTATAAGGGCTCAACTAAAACTCCATATAAAACAACTAGTTATCAATTTTTTGGTGAGCAATTGGTCCCTGTGCTGGATAGTTATTTGAACATTGATTGCCCAAAAATCAAAAAGTAGAGGGAAAGAGGATGATCTGCACTCATGGAAATAGATGACTGACACAGCTATTAAATCATCAAATTATCCAGCATATCCGCCCACTGTTGCATCATAGCCTGGCGTTCCTGCAGGTATTCCGCCTGATTATAGCTGGCGCGCACCCGGTTGCGCTCCTTGTGGGCCAGCTGGCGCTCAATCACATCGGGACGGTAACCAGCCTCGTTGAGAATGGTTGAGGCGGTGGCCCGGAAGCCATGGGCAGAAAAACCGATGCTGCCCTTACCATTGAACCCCATCCGCTCCAGAGCCCGGTTCAGGGTGGTGTTGGTCATACAATCACTGGGGCGGCGGTTGTTGGGGAAGAGCCAGCGCTGGCCGCCAGTCAGGGTATGTAGCTCCCTGAGCAGTTCAACCGCCTGGGTGGAGAGGGGGACGATATGCACCTCCCGCATCTTCATCCGCTCTGCCGGGATCTTCCACTGGGCACTGTCCAGCTCAAATTCATCCCAGCGGGCGGCTCGTAGCTCTACGGTGCGAACAAAGGTGAGTAGCAACAGGCGCAGGGCGATCACTGTGATGCGATAGCCGCCATAGCTCTCTAGAGCCTCTATAAACTGGATAATCTGCTCACGGTCTAATGGTTTCTTATGCTGTACCTTGGGGCGATGGATTGCGCCTTTCAGGGCTGCTGCCGGATCAGAGTCTGCTCTCAGGGTTGCTACGGCATAGCGAAAGATGGCGCTGCACCACTGCCGGAGCAGCATCGCCACTGTTTCTGCTCCCCGGGACTCGACCTGTTTTAGGATCTGCAGCAGATGAGCTGAGTTAACCGAGCGAATCGGCAGGGAGCCGATCTGGGGGAATACATCAGCTCCCATAAAGTTTTCAACCTGGCGCAGGTAGTAGGGGGACCAGTTCGCCTGTTTCTGCTCAATCCACTCTTTAGCCACTGCCTCCAAGGTATTAGCGTTATCTGCTGTTACCGCTGCTTGTTGTGCCTGGCGATCATGTGATGGGTGCGTTCCCTGCTTGACCAGTCCCCGACAGCGCTCGCGCTCCTGACGAGCTTCTGCCAAGGTAAAAAGTCCGGAGTGTCTGCGCAGCATCGCTTCATCTTCTGTTTCACCAGAGACGGCCTGGCTGTATTTGCCGATGGCAAACAGGTTCTCCTTGCCTGCGATCCGGTAGCGATAGCGCCATAGCTTAGCGCCACTGGGACGGATCTCCAGATAAAGGCCTCCGCCATCGGTAAGCTTGAGCGGTTTAGTTGAAGGTTTGGTGTTACGGATCTTGATATCGGTTAACGGCATAATGCGGGTATCCTGATTTTGATACCCGCAACGGTACCCGCTTTTTTGCCGGATGGCAATGGAAGGAGCTGGACTTAGCAAGACACCAAACCCTTTAATCACAGGGCTCTACGGGTGCTGTTGGATGCTGGTGGATTTTGATGGATGCCAATGCTAGTTATCGATCATCAGTAGCATTAGATCTCCGGCAGAATGACGAAATTGAGCGATTTTAGCATGAGACTAGTCTATGGACACCCTGTGAGCTTGCTGTCCTTCTTTTAGTGATTAGAGCCTTGAGTACCCCTTAGCCTGCTAAGCTTTAAAGGTAGAGCTCTGGCGCAATGGAACTGTCCTATGAAGTCATTTTCCAATCTTATACTGGTCGTGGCGATCCTCTTGTGTCTGGCACTGGTTGCTGTCATGAGCTGGAGCTTTTATCACCAGGAGACTCGCTCTATCGTGGCTCAGTTTCGCAACGATGTGGATGATAAGATTGCAGCGATTGAACTTGAGATTGATATCGATTTTGAAGCGGTTTACGCCATGCGTGGCCTGTTCAATACAATTCCGAATGTCAGTGACGGTGAGTTTCAGAGCATGGCCCGGGAGGTTCTCAGGCGTCATAAGGAGATCCAGGCCCTAGAGTGGGTTCCCAGGATCTCTGAGGTCCAGCGCCCAGAGTTTGTGACGCAGCGCCGTGCCAGCTTTTCTAATTTTGAGCTCACCGAGTTTAATGATCAGGGGTTATTGGTCCCCGCCGCTAAGCGCGAGATTTACTATCCGGTACTCTATGTCGCTCCCATGGTCGGTAATGAGGTCGCCCTTGGGTTTGATATGGGTTCGACCCGGGTGCGTAAAATTGCCCTCGATAAGACCCGGGATTCGGGCAGACTCAATGTAACCGAGCCGATCGTGTTGGTTCAGGAGCCGGAGGAGGAGGTTGGCTTTATCGTCATGCTCCCCGTCTATGATGGGCGGGCAACTACGGTCGTCAGCCGCCGCCAGAAGCTCAAGGGATTTGTACTTAGTGCCTACCGGTTGCCGGGCATCATGCGCTCTGCTATCGCCATGACCAAGGCCGAGGGGATCAACCTGTCACTCTATGATGTGAGTGACAGTGAGCCTAAGCTTTTATTTGAACATCGCAGCCGTGAAGCGGTCGCACAAGATGATTACCACCCCGAGTTCGATTATACGACCGAGATCGATATTGGCGGGCGTAGCTGGCAGGTAATGGCGACCCCCACCCGGGGCTATGTTGCTCAGCGTCATAGTTTGACCCCCTATCTGATTCTGGTTTTGGGATTCTTTATTGTGGTTGCCGGAGCCCTGTATATAAGGCTTGTGCTTCATTACAGCTACCGAACCGGTTTACTGGTCGAGGAGCGAACCCGGGAGCTGGAAAAGGCTCGCCAGGCCCTGGAGCGGCAGAATAGAACCGATCCCCTGACAGGGGTTGCTAATCGTAAGGGATTTGATGAAGCACTGGATCGGGAGTGGCATCGGGCGATTCGGGAACAGCACCCCCTGTCGCTGTTGATGGTGGATGTGGATGCCTTCAAGCAGTATAACGATCACTATGGACATCAGGCGGGCGATAACTGCCTCAAGCAATTAGCGATGGCGCTGACCCAGTCATTTAAGCGCTCAGCTGATATAGTGGCGCGCTATGGTGGCGAGGAATTTGTGGTGATCCTGCCCAATACGGCGGATGCCTATCACCTGGCAGAGCGCTGCCGGGTCAATATTGAGCGGCTCACCATTCCCCATGAATACTCAGAGGCGGCGCCTGTGGTGACGGTCAGCATAGGTTTTAGTGTGGTGTTACCCACCAATGACTCTCTGCAGGAGGAGCTGCTGTCTGAGGCGGATACGGCGCTCTACAAGGCGAAAGGGGATGGGCGCAACCGGGTGGTGCGTTACCAGCTCGAAAGCGCTGATCCTGGCTCAAGCTAACTGGTAGCATAAAGCAGCCCCTGGCAGGGCTGAGCCAAGGTGCCCTCGGGTGGCTGAGCTTTAGGGGGGCGTAGAGCAGGTGTTTCTCCAGGAGCGACCTGCTCAGCTTAAGTCGTTATTCAACATCTCCATTTTCTTTGACTTCCCGTTTGTGACTATCTTCTGAGAGGAAGCCAAGGGCCTTATCAATTGCTGCCGCCACATCATCATCCATCTTGAGACGCTCCTCATCGCTCAGGTAGGAGCACATATCGACATCGTAACGAATATAGTGAGGAGGAAGTTGGTTGAGGGTCAGGCAGCAGAGATCTGCGAGGAAGTCATCATCCCGGCTGTCATCAAGCTCCAGCTCGTGGATATGTTGTACGACTAGGTGCTCAAAAAAATTATGAATATCAGGATCAAGCTTCATTGGGTCGCCTCCATGTGTTACCAACCTAAAGCATAAACGAAAAAAACCCAGACTTTTAAGCCTGGGGTTCAAAAATATGGTGCGAGGAGAGGGACTTGAACCCTCACGTCCTTTCGAACACTAGCACCTGAAGCTAGCGCGTCTACCAATTCCGCCACCCTCGCAGGGTGATTTTGTTCGACATCATCTCAAACAAAATATCAAATTTTGGTGCGAAGAGAGGGACTTGAACCCTCACGTTCTTTCGAACACTAGCACCTGAAGCTAGCGCGTCTACCAATTCCGCCACCTTCGCAGTGGGACGCCAGAGATTCTATTCAATTTCTGGCGCAGGTCAAGGGATTAATAAAAATTTGCGTTCAACTGGTCAAAAGATGACTGATACATCTTCAGATACTGTAGCGCGGAGCTATTCCAGTCGAACTTGGTCTGCATGGCATTTTGCTGCAGGCGGACAAATTCGGTCGGTTGCTGGAGATAGAACAGCAGTACCCGACGTAGTGTCGCCAGAAGCTCTAAGCCAGTTGGTCCATCAAAGACAAAACCGGTTGCGCAGTCACGATCGGTATCATAGTCAACCACAGTATCCTTGAGTCCGCCAACCCCCCGGACAACAGGCAGGGTGCCGTAGGCCAGGCTATACATCTGGTTGAGACCACAGGGCTCAAACAGAGAGGGCATCAGGAAGAAGTCACTTCCCGCTTCCACCAGGTGAGCCAGCTCATTGCTGTAGGCATTGATGAACTTAAGGCGCTGCGGATAGACCTTGGACAGGGAGTGAAGCTGACCGGCCAGGGTTGGATCGCCGGTACCGACGATCACAACCTGGACATCGTGCAGCAGGAATCCCTGCAGGGCCTCGATCAGCAGGTGCACCCCTTTTTGTTCGGTCAGGCGACAGACCATGCCAAATACCGGGCAGTCTTTCTGCTCCAGGCCTACCTCATCCTGCAGGGCACGCTTACAGCGCTGTTTGCCCTGCATGTCGTCTGCATCGTAGTGGTAGGGGAGCAGGCGATCGCGCTTGGGATCCCAATCGCTGTAGTCACAGCCATTGATGATGCCGCTCAGATCAGAGGCGCGCTCCTGGAACAGGTGGCTGACACCGTGAGCCCCGAGAGGCGTGAGCAGCTCGGCGGCATAGTTGGGACTGACGCCATTGATCTTATCCGCGTACAGGATGGCACATTTAAGGAAGTTGATGTGTGCATGATCCTGCTGGATATTCTCTTTATAGCAGTTTGCCACCTCAGGCACGGCCCATAGCTGGCTACGGGCAAAGATCCCCTGAAATGCCGCATTGTGAATAGTAATCACACTCTTAGTGCGGTGGAAAAACGCCGAGTTTGCATAGCGAGTTTTCAGCAGATAGGGGATGAGCCCGGCATGCCAGTCATTACAGTGCAGGATCTGTGGCTGGAAGCCCAGCATCTCTGTGCTGTGCAGTGCTGCTGCGGCAAAGAAGGCAAAGCGTTCACCATTATCCGGATAGGACTGGTTGTGCTCTGCATACAGGCTGTCCCGCTCGAAGTAGTGAGGACAGTCGATGAGGTAGACTGTCACCTCATCTTCCAGCATCACCTTAAAGACTTTGTAGTCGATGTTGGGGTGACCCGACTCGGTATACAGGGTCGCATCCAGCAGATGTTCCGCTTTTTCCCGAACATTGGCCATTTTGTAGAGGGGCATCACGACACGGATGTCGTGCCCCAGGCGCTTGAGAGCCAGCGGGAGGGCCTTGGCGACATCCGCCAGGCCTCCGGTTTTGACGATCCCATCAACTTCTGATGATACAAACAGGATCTTCATCGGTTCAGTAGCCAACGCGCGCTCCTTTCGGGATCACGACGATGCCACCTTCAGAGACAGTAAAACGCTCACGATCCAGCTCTGGGTTTTCACCGATGACGGTACCCGGAGCGATCTCTACGTTCTTGTCGATGATGGCGCGACGAATCGAGCAGTTCTCACCTACTTTCACATTACCCAGAAGGACTGATTCATGGATCTGGCTGCCGCTGTCTGAGGTACAGTGGAACCCGAGAATCGAGCGGGTGATGCGGCTTCCCTGGATGTAACAACCCGCAGAGATCAGTGAGTTGGTCACATCCACCTTGGCTTGATCGGTATCGATCATGTTTGCCGGTGGCAGAGGCGGATAGAAGGTGTGCAGTGGCCACTTGCGGTTGTACAGGCTAAATGGAGGGTTGTCGGAAACCAGATCCATGTGTGCCTGCCAGTAGGCATCAATGGTTCCTACATCACGCCAGTAAGCCTGGCTCTTCTCGCCGGGGATCTTGTTGGTCGAGAAGTCATACGCATAAACCGCTTCACGAGGATAGAGGCTTGGGATGATATCTTTACCAAAGTCGTGGCTGGAGTCTGCCTTGTGGGCATCTTCGCGCAGCTCACGGCACAGGGTGTCACTTTCGAAGATGTAGTTACCCATGGAAGCCAGAGCATGATCGGGATCACCCGGGATATGCTTTGGATTTTCAGGCTTTTCTTCAAAACCGATGATCCGGCCGTCGGTATCAACTTCGATGACCCCGAAGGCTTTCGCCTCTTCCAGCGGTACTCGCAGCGCAGCTACAGTCAGAGCGGCTTTCTTTTCCTTATGGAAGTCGATCAGCTGACGCACATCCATCTTGTAGATATGGTCACTGCCGAAGATACAGACATGTTCCGGATCGGCGAGTTCGATGAAACGCAGGTTCTGATAGATAGCATCGGCCGTGCCATCATACCAGCGCTTGCCCATACGCATCTGGGCCGGGATCGGATCGATGAAGTGGTCCGTGATGCTCGACAGGTTCCAGCCCTTTTTCATATGCAGATAGAGAGACTGGGACTTGAACTGAGTCAGGACGTAGATCCGCAGAATATCGGCGTTGACGAAGTTGTTTAGAGCAAAATCGACTAAGCGATAGCTTCCACCGAAGGGGACCGCTGGCTTACTTCTTGTAACGGTTAGCGGTTGAAGGCGTGTTCCCTCGCCTCCGGCGAGGATCATAGCAAGTACACCTGCCATTGTTGGTTATCTCCCTGATATTTTGATATGTCTGAAAAGGTTTTCTTCTAATCCGTAAAAACTACCTCGTTGAGGGATACAACTGAACCAGACAAGCAAGTGAATTGTAGTGCGGGATGCGGGATCATGACGGGTCCGTTAATGATCTGCAGCCAAGTAGACACGAAACTTCCGGTTGTCAGCTACTGTTTTTACCTTCCTAAAATCCTGCCCCATTATAGGGAGATATTGGAGAAATGCATTAGCAACAATGATAAGTTTTGCCTCATTGCTCAAATATTGAGCAGATCGGGCAAGAAATTGCTCTGTTGCTGCATAATGAGTCTTTAATCCTGCATGAAATGGAGGATTTGAGACTATATAGTCAAATTTTGGCGAGATGTCTGAAAAAACATCCGAGGGGTACACCTTACCCTCTAGTCCATTTGACTCTAAAGTCAGTCGGCTCGACTCAAGTGCCAGGGCATTGATGTCGACCATCTCAATCTCTGCCTGTGGATTATGACGCTTGATCCAGCTTCCTATGACTCCGGCTCCACAGCCAAAATCCAGAACTCGCCCGCTCAGTTTTGGCAGGTGATCCAGTAGCAGCTCGGTTCCCTCATCAAGGTGTCCCGAGCTGAATACGCCTGGCAGGGCCTTGATGGTAAATTGCTCCCCCTGGTGCTCCAGGGAGTACTCATTGATCCATTGGGCCAGTGCAAAGGGTGGCACCTCTTTATCCAGGACCCCTATATAGAGGGAGCAGCGGCGCGCGGAATCAACCTTGGTGACCTGGCTGCAGTAGGGAGCCAGCAGATCCGGGGCGCTGCGAATACCGCCCCGATTCTCTCCTGCCAGAGCGATCAATGCCCCGGGCTGCATTGATGGCAGGGTGTTGGCCAGCAGGTAGCGGCCTTCCGCTTTACTCTTAGGCAGGTAGAGCAGCAGCGCATCATGCTTGGTTTCACTCTGGTAACTGTGGCTATATTGAGTCTGAGCTGCCAGAGGGGTTTCCCTGAGTTGGCAATAGTAGTGATAGTCACAGGTGAAGATAGATAGCTGCTGACAGCAATCGCTGAGCTGGAGCGGATAGCCATCTTCCATCGCACCACAGATCAGAAGGGAGCGATTATCAAAGTATTGTTCATTGCGAGTCAGCATCTGGCTGACGGTTGTGAGTGACTGCTGCATGAAGAGATCTGTCTAAAAATATTGCCGGCTATTATAGAGGGGGTGGGGGAGTTGGGTCACCCCTTTTATCGGCTCCAATGAGGGTAAACCCTGAAAAGAGGGGGCAAAGCCCCCTCAGAGCTCGAGCTAGGTTGAGGTAAAGATCACATTGAACATTTCGGAGTTGCTTCCCGGTGACTGGCCAACGCAGCTGATTAATTTGTCGGTTCCACTCAGTACACTCTGATCCACCATGCAGCTGATATTACCGCTGTTGCTACCATCACTGATGGTGCCATTAACCAACCCTGTCTCTGGCTGGTTGAGGGTACCATTGAGAGTCACAGTGACTGTCCCGGAGGAGGTCTGGGTCAGTGGATTGAATTGACTGCCGGTGCAGACGCCGGTTGTGTTTCAGGAGAGAGTCACGCCCTGGATTTGCGACCCTGAGCTCTGGCTCTTTCCCGTTGTTAATCTGACGCGATGATTTGTATTTATTGAGCTTAGTTGGATTCTTATCCTTGGCGGGTATCGCGGTGAGTCGCAATTGTGCATACTGGTTGCAATAGCTTTCGTGGTGGTGTCAGGGTTGAGAGTTAAACGAGATGACGGATGAGTGAGAGTCAAGAGATCCTGCGGGTAATGAGCCCCTGCGAGCAGGAAGAGGGGGATTCTGAGGTGGGAGCCGAGTTAGAACGGGACGCAATTGTGGTGCGTTGCCGTTTTTGTCGCTCGAGCGATTCTCCTCAGTGCGAGCTGTACCAGGATGGCTTTTGTCGTTGTAGTAAGCTGAACTCCGGGAGCTGCCCGCTTTACTAGGCTCTGTTGAGTATTGGCTTCGGGCGCATAGCATGTTTGATAAACATTGCGGGAGTAGAACGAAAAAAGCCCTGACCTAGGTCAGGGCTTTCAATGTGGCTCCCCCTGCTGGACTTGAACCAGCGACATATGGATTAACAGTCCACCGTTCTACCGACTGAACTAAGGGGGAATTGTATGGTGCCCAGAGGCGGAATCGAACCACCGACACGAGGATTTTCAATCCTCTGCTCTACCGACTGAGCTATCTGGGCAAATGGTGCCGGCTGCCGGAGTCGAACTGGCGACCTACTGATTACAAGTCAGTTGCTCTACCAACTGAGCTAAGCCGGCACACAAAACTGTGTGCATTGCACCTGAAGTGTTGTCTTCACACCACTTCGAAAAATGGTGCCCAGAGGCGGAATCGAACCACCGACACGAGGATTTTCAATCCTCTGCTCTACCGACTGAGCTATCTGGGCGACGGGGCGTATTAAACGTTTTTTCATGGATTGAGTCAACAACTTTTCCAAGAAAAACTTAAACTCGTGATCGTTTGCTTGTTTGCTGAACGTTTTGCTTAGGTTTTGCCCTTTTTGAAGCGATTTTCTGCCGAGATCACCTTTTTCAGGTAGTTTCTGGACTCGGAGAATGGGTGGTGTGTCACCAGCTGTTGATAAACATAAGTTGGCTTTTCGCGATTAATCTTGGCAAAGGCGGCGGATTGCTTTTTATCAAAGGTTCGCAGGGTCGCTCCAACACCGCCATTATAGGAGCTGATCATCGCATAGTGGCGTGAGCGGGACTGAGCAATTTTTTTGAGATAGCGGGTATCCAGCAGGTGCAGGTAACCTGAGCCGATCTCTATGTTGTTTTGAGGTGAAAGCAGGGTTTGTGGGCTGGGCTGCCCCTGTCGGTTCAAAACATACTGGTAGACATCCTTGCCTGCGGTGGCCGGTACAACCTGCATCAGCCCATAGGCCCCGGCCGAGCTAACGGCAAAGGGGTTAAAGGCACTTTCGGTCTGGATGACAGCATAGACCAGGCTTTCGCTCAGCTTATATTGGCGGGAATACTGCTTCACCAGGCTTGCATAGCGATAGCTGCGACTCAAGTCATGATCTTTGACCATGGAAAACTGGACCCGGTAGCGGGTCTTGTCCCTGAGCTTGTCGATCTTGAGGTTGTGAGCCAGCAGGTAGTCGGCATACTGTTCGGCGCGCCAGGGCCAGCGAATGCTCTGACCATCCTGATCCTTGACCTGACCATAGAGAAAAGGCTCCCCCTTGAGTTGAACCGCCTTGTCGGAGAAGAGATCTACATCTTCGGGGTTGGCCGGGGTGAGCAGGGTGGTGATGATCGCCTTGCGAAGCTGCTGTTTAGGAGCTGTGGAGGTGAGGGTTTCTACCGTGATCAGGCCACTTTCAAAGTCGATGCTGGCCCGACTCTGGTAGTGATCCGTGTATTTGACATATTTTTTGGGCTGGGGAAGTTCAGCCTGATCTTTCCCCCACACCCGATCGATCTCTTTACTCAAGCCGGCAAAAAGCTTGTGTAGCCGCTCCAGATCATTCACCAGGGCCTTGGGATTTGCTGCATAGCCTACGGCTTTATTGCTGGCCCATTGGCCGAGAGCCTGACTTGGGTTGGCCGAGCTTAGGATCTGAGTCAAGCTCATGGTGTCACTGACACTACAGCCGACCAGCAGAGCCAGGCTGGAGATCATGACACCTCTGCGCACTGCCTTT from the Dongshaea marina genome contains:
- a CDS encoding N-6 DNA methylase, with the protein product MLEELKLKEKNSHFHLYIQNHLKIGQNSNHELHLKYLSKFERWKIHFNYSHGELDTQRKLNIDKINYIFNVNINAHDDIFKFIYAIDCFYLCLLTLCAAKKIDIKYTENRYKEYLSTAFFKEKNICNYYIPSNTFLGIDDLYLCDNIISLAEQIKCVNLDCNNIDLIREVFHEIYPREVRHSLGEFYTPDWMAQHITNSNSISHQSGLILDPTCGSGTFLITALRKLNCEDATKKNIRKILGFDLNPTSAFAAKTNLILNSKTVQILDEALPIFSANILDLDIENSTFLTYEDALNRITEICNNKNSAYSTEDITELEYISSIMPSLSKERAQVAIGNPPWVNWEYLPSEYKEKYKSTWQEYGLFDYKGLNSIFIKEDISSLITYATIDHYLAKGGKISFVVKESLFKSIKQAAGFRKFHIRKSNESFRIEELEDLTSFNPFNGVSNNTVIFHAIKGMKTEYPIDYKIWKLQPKSKIQDTDDLKRTLEKVKLTIKFAIPSNPEDNTSGWASVDESIYLNMDKLTGTSAYKARTGVFTGGANGIYWLNILEKPSPKSSTVENITEKARIKFKKLKSEIEDDSLYPYASGSDIKMWSHTYKKYIVCPHTVTTKMQPLPIQYLKENLPLTATYFSKFKEELKARKGFTSFDKKIHEEHYYTLQRIGDYTFSKYKVAWKYISSEFTCAVIQDAEDEFLGRKNIIPNEKIIYIGLDDKEEAFFLCGLLSSTYFRELINSFKVSTQIAPSTITNLNLPKFDSTNENHKIISSLCERGHQDLENIERYISDIDTYVIPAIHQGSLSSVK
- a CDS encoding tyrosine-type recombinase/integrase — protein: MPLTDIKIRNTKPSTKPLKLTDGGGLYLEIRPSGAKLWRYRYRIAGKENLFAIGKYSQAVSGETEDEAMLRRHSGLFTLAEARQERERCRGLVKQGTHPSHDRQAQQAAVTADNANTLEAVAKEWIEQKQANWSPYYLRQVENFMGADVFPQIGSLPIRSVNSAHLLQILKQVESRGAETVAMLLRQWCSAIFRYAVATLRADSDPAAALKGAIHRPKVQHKKPLDREQIIQFIEALESYGGYRITVIALRLLLLTFVRTVELRAARWDEFELDSAQWKIPAERMKMREVHIVPLSTQAVELLRELHTLTGGQRWLFPNNRRPSDCMTNTTLNRALERMGFNGKGSIGFSAHGFRATASTILNEAGYRPDVIERQLAHKERNRVRASYNQAEYLQERQAMMQQWADMLDNLMI
- the glgC gene encoding glucose-1-phosphate adenylyltransferase → MAGVLAMILAGGEGTRLQPLTVTRSKPAVPFGGSYRLVDFALNNFVNADILRIYVLTQFKSQSLYLHMKKGWNLSSITDHFIDPIPAQMRMGKRWYDGTADAIYQNLRFIELADPEHVCIFGSDHIYKMDVRQLIDFHKEKKAALTVAALRVPLEEAKAFGVIEVDTDGRIIGFEEKPENPKHIPGDPDHALASMGNYIFESDTLCRELREDAHKADSSHDFGKDIIPSLYPREAVYAYDFSTNKIPGEKSQAYWRDVGTIDAYWQAHMDLVSDNPPFSLYNRKWPLHTFYPPLPPANMIDTDQAKVDVTNSLISAGCYIQGSRITRSILGFHCTSDSGSQIHESVLLGNVKVGENCSIRRAIIDKNVEIAPGTVIGENPELDRERFTVSEGGIVVIPKGARVGY
- the glgA gene encoding glycogen synthase GlgA encodes the protein MATEPMKILFVSSEVDGIVKTGGLADVAKALPLALKRLGHDIRVVMPLYKMANVREKAEHLLDATLYTESGHPNIDYKVFKVMLEDEVTVYLIDCPHYFERDSLYAEHNQSYPDNGERFAFFAAAALHSTEMLGFQPQILHCNDWHAGLIPYLLKTRYANSAFFHRTKSVITIHNAAFQGIFARSQLWAVPEVANCYKENIQQDHAHINFLKCAILYADKINGVSPNYAAELLTPLGAHGVSHLFQERASDLSGIINGCDYSDWDPKRDRLLPYHYDADDMQGKQRCKRALQDEVGLEQKDCPVFGMVCRLTEQKGVHLLIEALQGFLLHDVQVVIVGTGDPTLAGQLHSLSKVYPQRLKFINAYSNELAHLVEAGSDFFLMPSLFEPCGLNQMYSLAYGTLPVVRGVGGLKDTVVDYDTDRDCATGFVFDGPTGLELLATLRRVLLFYLQQPTEFVRLQQNAMQTKFDWNSSALQYLKMYQSSFDQLNANFY
- a CDS encoding late competence development ComFB family protein translates to MKLDPDIHNFFEHLVVQHIHELELDDSRDDDFLADLCCLTLNQLPPHYIRYDVDMCSYLSDEERLKMDDDVAAAIDKALGFLSEDSHKREVKENGDVE
- a CDS encoding CHASE domain-containing protein, whose amino-acid sequence is MKSFSNLILVVAILLCLALVAVMSWSFYHQETRSIVAQFRNDVDDKIAAIELEIDIDFEAVYAMRGLFNTIPNVSDGEFQSMAREVLRRHKEIQALEWVPRISEVQRPEFVTQRRASFSNFELTEFNDQGLLVPAAKREIYYPVLYVAPMVGNEVALGFDMGSTRVRKIALDKTRDSGRLNVTEPIVLVQEPEEEVGFIVMLPVYDGRATTVVSRRQKLKGFVLSAYRLPGIMRSAIAMTKAEGINLSLYDVSDSEPKLLFEHRSREAVAQDDYHPEFDYTTEIDIGGRSWQVMATPTRGYVAQRHSLTPYLILVLGFFIVVAGALYIRLVLHYSYRTGLLVEERTRELEKARQALERQNRTDPLTGVANRKGFDEALDREWHRAIREQHPLSLLMVDVDAFKQYNDHYGHQAGDNCLKQLAMALTQSFKRSADIVARYGGEEFVVILPNTADAYHLAERCRVNIERLTIPHEYSEAAPVVTVSIGFSVVLPTNDSLQEELLSEADTALYKAKGDGRNRVVRYQLESADPGSS